A genomic segment from Gilvibacter sp. SZ-19 encodes:
- a CDS encoding pseudouridine synthase, protein MQRGGRKGNSNNKSANFKKGPAKKSGAKKSAPKEQSGIRLNKYIANSGVCSRREADMYIATGQVMVNGQVVDQMGYRVQPGDEVKFDGARIQPEPNAYVLLNKPKGFAVTTSAEKGNTVMDLVAKSTKANIKPIGRLGRNATGLLLFTNDAAINAKFTNSPKAPGRLFHIELDKNLKAEDLRKIKEGFKIDNNEIQVEDISYVDKAPKKEVGLKIKHTGTSIVRTIFEHFGYQVVRMDCVTIGSLTKKDLPRGRWRHLSEQEVAYLKML, encoded by the coding sequence ATGCAGCGAGGAGGTAGAAAAGGCAATTCCAACAACAAATCCGCCAACTTTAAAAAAGGTCCGGCTAAAAAATCCGGAGCAAAGAAGTCGGCACCGAAAGAACAGTCGGGAATCAGACTGAACAAATACATTGCAAACAGTGGGGTTTGTTCTCGTCGTGAGGCGGATATGTATATCGCTACCGGCCAGGTGATGGTAAATGGTCAAGTGGTTGACCAAATGGGCTATCGCGTTCAACCGGGTGATGAGGTAAAATTTGATGGCGCTCGAATTCAACCAGAGCCAAATGCTTATGTCTTGTTGAATAAGCCTAAAGGTTTTGCGGTGACTACCAGTGCAGAAAAAGGTAATACGGTAATGGATCTTGTGGCTAAGAGTACCAAAGCCAACATCAAGCCAATTGGTCGCTTGGGGCGCAATGCCACAGGCTTATTGTTGTTCACTAACGATGCTGCTATCAACGCCAAGTTCACGAATTCTCCAAAGGCCCCAGGGCGGTTGTTTCATATCGAGTTAGACAAGAACTTAAAGGCCGAAGACCTCAGAAAGATCAAAGAAGGCTTTAAGATCGACAATAACGAGATCCAAGTAGAAGACATTTCTTATGTGGATAAGGCTCCTAAAAAAGAGGTAGGTCTAAAGATCAAACACACAGGAACCAGTATTGTGCGTACTATTTTTGAACACTTCGGATATCAGGTAGTTCGTATGGACTGTGTAACTATTGGGAGTCTGACAAAGAAAGATCTTCCTCGAGGGCGTTGGCGTCATCTTTCTGAGCAAGAAGTGGCTTATCTAAAGATGCTTTAG
- a CDS encoding geranylgeranylglycerol-phosphate geranylgeranyltransferase, producing MLSRKNKLLITKALSLFSVVRGYNILVIVIAQYLTSIYILAPQLPLGDVVFDPNLLMLVLASAVAIAGGYIINNFYDSEKDLINRPRKSMLDRLVSQRTKLSVYFVLNFMSVVFASYVSFRAVIFFSAYIFGIWLYSHKFKRITGLGNIIAAMLSVTPFFAVFIYYSNFDTVIFVHATFLFLLLWMREVVKDLENLKGDLTLNYKTVPVVFGENPAKGLITALCISTLIPIILLLTYYEVGYMDYYFYASGLALIGFLVVLWRSKRKLHYLILHGLLKGIIVLGVFSIVLINVDLILKRFL from the coding sequence TATCCTGGTCATTGTCATAGCACAATACCTCACTTCTATTTACATTTTGGCACCACAACTTCCGCTGGGCGATGTGGTCTTTGATCCTAATCTGCTCATGTTGGTGTTGGCCTCAGCCGTGGCAATAGCGGGAGGTTATATAATCAATAATTTTTACGACAGTGAAAAGGACCTGATCAACCGACCTAGAAAATCTATGTTAGATCGTTTGGTAAGTCAGCGGACTAAACTCAGCGTTTATTTTGTGCTCAACTTTATGTCTGTGGTCTTTGCAAGTTATGTGTCCTTTAGAGCCGTGATCTTCTTCTCGGCTTATATCTTCGGAATCTGGCTTTACTCTCACAAATTCAAGAGAATAACAGGCCTAGGAAATATCATTGCCGCCATGCTATCGGTAACTCCCTTTTTTGCGGTCTTTATTTACTACAGCAACTTCGATACGGTGATCTTTGTGCATGCCACTTTTTTGTTTTTATTACTGTGGATGCGAGAAGTTGTGAAGGACCTCGAAAACCTGAAAGGCGACCTTACCCTAAACTATAAGACCGTTCCGGTAGTCTTTGGAGAGAATCCTGCCAAAGGCCTTATAACAGCGCTTTGCATTTCTACTTTGATACCTATCATTTTGCTGCTTACCTATTATGAGGTCGGTTATATGGATTATTACTTTTATGCTAGCGGATTGGCTTTAATAGGGTTTTTGGTGGTGCTATGGCGTTCCAAAAGAAAGCTACATTACTTAATTTTACACGGCCTGCTGAAAGGAATCATTGTCCTGGGCGTCTTTAGTATAGTACTGATCAATGTCGATCTGATCTTGAAACGATTTTTATAA
- a CDS encoding carbon-nitrogen hydrolase family protein, with amino-acid sequence MSNPNTLKVAMAQIAPVWLDKQATLDKVAHQIELATKEDTELIVFGEGLVPGYPFWLALTHGAGWNLDINKTLHAHYVNNAVCIEKGELDAVCALAAKHQMAVYLGIIERPLDRGGKSIYASLVYIDQQGKIQSVHRKLQPTYDERLTWSPGDGHGLRVHSLKRFTAGGLNCWENWMPLPRASLYAQGEDLHIAVWPGSDHNTKDITRFMAREGRSYVISVSALMRPENFPKDTPYLEELLKNAPEVLANGGSAIAGPDGEWVIPPVLDKEGNIYATLDYERVLQERQNFDPVGHYSRPDVTQLQVNRQRQSTASFND; translated from the coding sequence ATGAGTAACCCGAACACCTTAAAAGTGGCCATGGCGCAGATCGCGCCAGTATGGCTCGACAAACAAGCGACTTTAGATAAAGTGGCCCATCAGATTGAACTGGCTACAAAAGAAGATACAGAGCTTATTGTCTTTGGAGAAGGCTTAGTGCCGGGTTATCCATTTTGGTTGGCCTTGACTCATGGCGCCGGATGGAATTTAGACATCAACAAGACCTTGCATGCTCATTATGTGAACAATGCGGTTTGTATTGAAAAGGGTGAACTCGATGCCGTATGTGCTTTAGCTGCTAAACATCAAATGGCTGTTTATCTAGGCATCATAGAACGCCCTTTGGATAGAGGCGGTAAGAGCATTTACGCTTCATTGGTTTATATCGATCAGCAAGGAAAGATCCAATCGGTCCACAGAAAGTTGCAACCAACTTACGACGAACGCCTAACTTGGTCCCCGGGAGATGGTCACGGTTTACGTGTACATTCCCTAAAGCGATTTACCGCTGGAGGCTTGAACTGCTGGGAGAATTGGATGCCATTGCCTCGTGCTTCGCTCTATGCCCAAGGGGAAGATCTGCATATCGCTGTTTGGCCAGGAAGCGATCACAATACCAAAGATATTACGCGATTCATGGCCAGAGAAGGTCGGAGCTATGTGATCTCTGTTTCTGCTTTGATGCGTCCGGAAAACTTTCCTAAAGACACGCCCTATTTAGAAGAATTGCTTAAAAATGCTCCCGAGGTCTTGGCCAATGGAGGGAGCGCCATAGCTGGCCCCGATGGAGAATGGGTCATTCCTCCAGTATTAGACAAAGAAGGAAATATCTACGCGACCCTAGATTATGAGCGTGTTTTGCAAGAACGACAGAACTTTGATCCGGTTGGGCATTACTCTCGTCCGGACGTGACTCAGCTTCAGGTAAATAGGCAAAGACAATCTACTGCAAGTTTTAACGATTAA
- a CDS encoding glycosyltransferase 87 family protein: MNALKTYLKGSLAAVLAILFSLLAYYYMGYHLEREDFSTLILGVLLLFGCAAILTYNPKLSFWKLVWIGLGFRLLLLLVLPNLSQDFYRFIWDGRVILAGLNPYDYTVFEVLTEQYVSRFQEPIRIIEAEVLFAGMGDLNASHYSNYPPLNQGFFALSAWLGGSSILGTVVAMRALLILADLGILWVGKKMLEHLRLDSRRIFWYFLNPFIIIELTGNLHFEGSMLFFLLAGVLLLIKKHHVLAACLVGMSISVKLIPLMLLPLFFRYFIPKKTFQGGFRNMYEFYGMAIILAAGSFMAFFSLDFLDNFSQSIGLWFQTFEFNASVYYIIRYIGYQTVGWNIIADVGKILPLIIIGVLVLMGLFRRIRSAKDLMSGLLLAVSFYFLLSTTVHPWYIATPLVLSIFTRYRFALVWSLMVFFSYSAYGYEGFNENLYLVALEYTVVLAVFIWDLWRIGFKAAPKASLDKPLLAQKDDANALEEDLSLSDSQ; this comes from the coding sequence TTGAATGCGCTTAAAACATATCTAAAAGGATCGCTTGCAGCAGTGCTGGCGATCCTTTTTAGTTTACTGGCCTATTATTATATGGGCTACCACCTAGAGCGCGAAGACTTCTCCACCCTTATACTAGGAGTTCTGTTGCTGTTTGGTTGTGCCGCAATTCTTACCTACAACCCCAAATTGAGTTTTTGGAAATTGGTTTGGATCGGTTTGGGCTTCCGATTACTGCTGCTCTTGGTTTTACCCAACCTCTCTCAAGACTTTTATCGTTTTATCTGGGATGGTCGGGTGATATTGGCCGGACTAAACCCTTATGATTATACCGTCTTTGAAGTCTTGACCGAGCAATACGTAAGCCGATTCCAAGAACCCATTAGAATCATTGAGGCCGAGGTCTTGTTCGCGGGTATGGGCGATCTCAATGCCAGTCATTACAGCAATTACCCACCACTGAATCAGGGATTCTTTGCCTTGAGTGCTTGGTTGGGTGGAAGTTCCATTTTAGGAACGGTAGTAGCCATGCGTGCACTACTCATACTAGCAGATCTAGGGATCCTATGGGTTGGAAAAAAGATGTTAGAACATTTAAGACTCGATTCCAGACGTATCTTTTGGTACTTTCTGAACCCTTTTATAATAATAGAATTAACAGGCAACCTGCACTTTGAAGGCAGTATGCTGTTCTTTTTATTGGCGGGAGTTTTATTACTGATCAAAAAACATCATGTCTTGGCAGCTTGTCTAGTGGGTATGTCGATCTCTGTCAAACTGATCCCGCTGATGTTGTTGCCGCTCTTCTTTAGGTATTTTATTCCGAAGAAGACCTTTCAAGGTGGCTTTAGAAATATGTACGAGTTCTACGGCATGGCCATTATCTTAGCCGCAGGGAGTTTTATGGCCTTTTTTTCCCTTGACTTTTTGGACAACTTTTCTCAATCCATAGGCTTGTGGTTTCAGACCTTTGAATTCAATGCCAGTGTCTACTATATTATCCGCTATATTGGCTATCAAACAGTGGGTTGGAATATCATAGCCGATGTGGGCAAGATCTTACCCCTTATCATTATTGGTGTACTGGTCTTGATGGGCTTGTTTAGAAGAATTCGAAGCGCAAAAGACCTTATGAGCGGACTCTTATTGGCCGTGAGCTTTTACTTTTTACTTTCTACCACGGTCCACCCGTGGTATATTGCCACTCCACTGGTACTATCCATTTTTACGCGTTATCGCTTTGCGCTGGTATGGTCACTTATGGTGTTCTTTTCTTATAGCGCCTACGGATATGAAGGTTTTAACGAAAACCTATACCTAGTAGCCTTAGAGTATACAGTGGTATTAGCGGTGTTTATCTGGGACTTGTGGAGGATCGGTTTTAAAGCAGCTCCTAAAGCATCTTTAGATAAGCCACTTCTTGCTCAGAAAGATGACGCCAACGCCCTCGAGGAAGATCTTTCTTTGTCAGACTCCCAATAG
- a CDS encoding TolB family protein yields the protein MRIPIFALLILLIGCKQNTGETPTENLSDAQPKTEERPNMMEMSSDTLIYPEEKHFKSIKQVTFGGNNAEAYWSFDDKQMIFQSDYGKWGVECDQMFLLNVGESLMDKQPPMISTGNGRTTCSYFLPDNKHIIYASTHLVDENCPEVPLRENGKYVWPVYDSFDIFVADLEGNITAQLTNEPGYDAEPTVSPKGDRIVFTSTRSGDLELYTMNLDGSDVVQITDELGYDGGAFFSPDGSKIIFRSSRPKTEAEIKEYKDLLARGLVQPTEMELYICNADGSDLRQLTNLGNANWSPFFHPSGEKIIFSSNHENAGGFPFNLYMIDLDGRNLERITHGKTFDAFPVFSNDGRYLAFSSNRNNGGTRDTNLFIAEWKD from the coding sequence ATCCGTATCCCAATCTTTGCTTTACTAATATTACTGATTGGTTGTAAGCAAAATACAGGCGAGACTCCAACCGAGAATCTCAGCGATGCTCAACCAAAAACCGAAGAGCGTCCTAACATGATGGAGATGAGTTCTGACACCCTTATCTATCCGGAGGAGAAGCACTTTAAAAGCATTAAACAGGTAACTTTTGGCGGCAACAATGCCGAAGCTTACTGGAGTTTTGACGACAAACAGATGATTTTCCAGTCCGATTACGGAAAATGGGGAGTGGAGTGTGACCAAATGTTCTTACTCAATGTTGGCGAAAGTCTAATGGACAAACAGCCACCAATGATCAGTACCGGAAATGGACGTACCACCTGCTCGTATTTCTTACCAGACAACAAGCATATCATCTACGCCTCGACCCATTTGGTCGACGAGAATTGCCCGGAGGTACCGCTGCGTGAGAACGGTAAATACGTTTGGCCGGTTTACGATTCCTTTGACATTTTTGTTGCCGATCTAGAAGGGAACATTACTGCGCAATTGACCAATGAACCCGGTTATGATGCCGAGCCTACCGTATCGCCTAAAGGAGACCGTATTGTATTTACTTCTACCCGTTCTGGCGATCTGGAATTATATACCATGAACTTGGACGGTAGTGATGTGGTGCAGATCACAGACGAACTTGGTTATGACGGCGGAGCCTTTTTCTCTCCGGATGGAAGCAAGATCATTTTCCGATCAAGTCGTCCAAAAACCGAAGCAGAGATCAAAGAATACAAAGACCTTTTGGCACGTGGCCTGGTACAGCCTACAGAAATGGAGCTTTACATCTGTAATGCAGACGGATCGGACCTAAGACAGCTTACCAACTTAGGCAATGCCAACTGGAGTCCTTTCTTTCACCCTTCTGGAGAGAAGATCATCTTTTCCAGTAATCACGAAAATGCCGGCGGATTTCCGTTTAACCTCTATATGATAGACCTAGACGGTCGCAACTTAGAGCGAATTACCCATGGCAAGACCTTTGACGCATTCCCTGTGTTTTCTAATGACGGTCGCTATTTGGCCTTCTCGTCTAACAGAAATAACGGCGGCACGCGAGACACCAATTTGTTTATCGCTGAGTGGAAAGACTAA